In the genome of Coregonus clupeaformis isolate EN_2021a chromosome 11, ASM2061545v1, whole genome shotgun sequence, one region contains:
- the LOC121576800 gene encoding ran-binding protein 3 isoform X1, translated as MADLANEEKPAIAPPVFVFQKDKAQKRSVEGSSAEDGEDSDKDESSYCPPAKRERTSSLTQFPPAHSVSKNNVFMPSSFCQSPTGNNHSDSEPEEKTVGFRLKPPTLIHGQAPSAGVPSQKPKELQRSVLRPAVLQAPPATKSLTQTGLNSGTNGVNRSSEGLTVTQNNTENCDGSTTSQVEQSSEQKGSLSAESGETNYFLQYRSTPSLQKAENKADDGDKFVFGQNMSDRVLSPQKCEQAAEGSRDPPAAAPCEPSSQDSSPEKDNNVTESLEESAAAYTKATAKRCLLEKVEVRTGEESESNVLQVQCKLFVFDKASQSWVERGRGLLRLNDMASTEEGSLQSRLVMRTQGSLRLILNTKLWPQMQTDKASEKSVRITAMDTEDQGVKVFLISASSKDTGQLYAALHHRILALRSRSDQEPEPRVPIPDSHIPHPQSNEEDSDEDEPLTPTANNTEGPESQACGTGSGSGSS; from the exons ATGGCGGACCTGGCAAACGAAG AGAAGCCTGCCATAGCCCCACCAGTGTTTGTGTTCCAGAAAGATAAAGCTCAGAAG AGATCAGTAGAAGGGTCCAGTGCGGAGGATGGAGAAG ACTCTGATAAAGATGAGAGTAGTTACTGTCCCCCGGCCAAGAGGGAAAGAACATCGTCACTAACACAGTTCCCACCTGCACATTCAG TTTCTAAGAACAATGTGTTCATGCCATCCAGTTTCTGTCAGTCCCCGACAGGAAATAATCATTCAGATTCAGAACCTG AGGAGAAGACGGTTGGGTTTCGCCTGAAGCCTCCCACCCTGATCCATGGACAGGCTCCTAGTGCAG GCGTCCCGAGCCAGAAACCCAAGGAGCTGCAGCGCAGTGTGCTACGACCAGCGGTACTGCAGGCCCCTCCGGCCACCAAATCACTGACCCAGACCG GGTTGAACAGTGGTACGAATGGAGTGAACAGGTCATCAGAGGGTCTGACAGTCACCCAGAACAACACAGAGAACTGTGATGGGTCGACCACGTCACAG GTTGAGCAAAGCAGTGAACAGAAAGGCTCTCTGTCAGCAGAATCAGGGGAAACCAATTATTTCCTACAATACAGAAGCACTCCCAG CTTACAGAAGGCTGAGAACAAGGCTGATGATGGGGATAAGTTTGTGTTTGGACAGAACATGTCGGATCGTGTCCTA AGTCCGCAGAAATGTGAGCAAGCAGCAGAGGGCAGTAGAGATCCCCCCGCCGCTGCACCCTGTGAGCCCTCGTCACAGGACAGCAGCCCTGAGAAAG ACAACAATGTGACAGAGTCTTTGGAGGAGTCGGCGGCAGCCTACACCAAAGCTACAGCCAAGAGGTGTTTGTTAGAGAAAGTAGAGGTCAGAACTGGAGAGGAGTCTGAGAGTAACGTTCTTCAG GTCCAGTGCAAGTTATTTGTGTTTGACAAAGCGTCCCAGTCTtgggtggagagaggtagaggactaCTAAGGCTCAATGATATGGCTTCCACAGAGGAGGGATCGTTACAGTCCAGGCTGG TGATGAGGACCCAGGGCAGTTTGCGTCTGATCCTCAACACCAAACTGTGGCCTCAAATGCAGACGGACAAGGCCAGCGAGAAGAGCGTCCGCATCACAGCCATGGACACTGAGGACCAGGGGGTCAAGGTCTTCCTCATATCG GCAAGCTCTAAGGACACAGGGCAGCTGTACGCAGCACTGCACCATCGTATCCTGGCCCTGCGGAGCCGCTCAGACCAAGAGCCAGAGCCCCGGGTCCCCATCCCAGACAGCCACATCCCTCATCCCCAGTCTAACGAGGAGGATAGTGATGAGGACGAACCGCTCACACCCACTGCCAACAACACAG aggGTCCAGAGTCCCAGGCCTGCGGGACTGGCAGTGGGAGTGGGTCCTCATAG
- the LOC121576800 gene encoding ran-binding protein 3 isoform X2, with the protein MDEDKEKPAIAPPVFVFQKDKAQKRSVEGSSAEDGEDSDKDESSYCPPAKRERTSSLTQFPPAHSVSKNNVFMPSSFCQSPTGNNHSDSEPEEKTVGFRLKPPTLIHGQAPSAGVPSQKPKELQRSVLRPAVLQAPPATKSLTQTGLNSGTNGVNRSSEGLTVTQNNTENCDGSTTSQVEQSSEQKGSLSAESGETNYFLQYRSTPSLQKAENKADDGDKFVFGQNMSDRVLSPQKCEQAAEGSRDPPAAAPCEPSSQDSSPEKDNNVTESLEESAAAYTKATAKRCLLEKVEVRTGEESESNVLQVQCKLFVFDKASQSWVERGRGLLRLNDMASTEEGSLQSRLVMRTQGSLRLILNTKLWPQMQTDKASEKSVRITAMDTEDQGVKVFLISASSKDTGQLYAALHHRILALRSRSDQEPEPRVPIPDSHIPHPQSNEEDSDEDEPLTPTANNTEGPESQACGTGSGSGSS; encoded by the exons ATGGACGAGGACAAGG AGAAGCCTGCCATAGCCCCACCAGTGTTTGTGTTCCAGAAAGATAAAGCTCAGAAG AGATCAGTAGAAGGGTCCAGTGCGGAGGATGGAGAAG ACTCTGATAAAGATGAGAGTAGTTACTGTCCCCCGGCCAAGAGGGAAAGAACATCGTCACTAACACAGTTCCCACCTGCACATTCAG TTTCTAAGAACAATGTGTTCATGCCATCCAGTTTCTGTCAGTCCCCGACAGGAAATAATCATTCAGATTCAGAACCTG AGGAGAAGACGGTTGGGTTTCGCCTGAAGCCTCCCACCCTGATCCATGGACAGGCTCCTAGTGCAG GCGTCCCGAGCCAGAAACCCAAGGAGCTGCAGCGCAGTGTGCTACGACCAGCGGTACTGCAGGCCCCTCCGGCCACCAAATCACTGACCCAGACCG GGTTGAACAGTGGTACGAATGGAGTGAACAGGTCATCAGAGGGTCTGACAGTCACCCAGAACAACACAGAGAACTGTGATGGGTCGACCACGTCACAG GTTGAGCAAAGCAGTGAACAGAAAGGCTCTCTGTCAGCAGAATCAGGGGAAACCAATTATTTCCTACAATACAGAAGCACTCCCAG CTTACAGAAGGCTGAGAACAAGGCTGATGATGGGGATAAGTTTGTGTTTGGACAGAACATGTCGGATCGTGTCCTA AGTCCGCAGAAATGTGAGCAAGCAGCAGAGGGCAGTAGAGATCCCCCCGCCGCTGCACCCTGTGAGCCCTCGTCACAGGACAGCAGCCCTGAGAAAG ACAACAATGTGACAGAGTCTTTGGAGGAGTCGGCGGCAGCCTACACCAAAGCTACAGCCAAGAGGTGTTTGTTAGAGAAAGTAGAGGTCAGAACTGGAGAGGAGTCTGAGAGTAACGTTCTTCAG GTCCAGTGCAAGTTATTTGTGTTTGACAAAGCGTCCCAGTCTtgggtggagagaggtagaggactaCTAAGGCTCAATGATATGGCTTCCACAGAGGAGGGATCGTTACAGTCCAGGCTGG TGATGAGGACCCAGGGCAGTTTGCGTCTGATCCTCAACACCAAACTGTGGCCTCAAATGCAGACGGACAAGGCCAGCGAGAAGAGCGTCCGCATCACAGCCATGGACACTGAGGACCAGGGGGTCAAGGTCTTCCTCATATCG GCAAGCTCTAAGGACACAGGGCAGCTGTACGCAGCACTGCACCATCGTATCCTGGCCCTGCGGAGCCGCTCAGACCAAGAGCCAGAGCCCCGGGTCCCCATCCCAGACAGCCACATCCCTCATCCCCAGTCTAACGAGGAGGATAGTGATGAGGACGAACCGCTCACACCCACTGCCAACAACACAG aggGTCCAGAGTCCCAGGCCTGCGGGACTGGCAGTGGGAGTGGGTCCTCATAG